Proteins from a genomic interval of Thermococcus sp.:
- a CDS encoding single- stranded DNA-binding family protein, translating to MRLSTGFVRASGYAYKVRRVLFAVTRGKVRPREVIRAAAELNQHIFKRLREMGVKKDDVIRVTVPFGIGDGRITWRSEGMKIEVYRREEEENLARAMEELEERERALDERIRELEELVVQLKTLSDRIMEHVELIKEEHTSLELRNEG from the coding sequence ATGAGGCTGAGCACGGGCTTTGTCAGGGCATCTGGATACGCTTACAAGGTCAGAAGGGTACTCTTCGCGGTAACCAGAGGAAAGGTAAGACCCAGAGAGGTAATACGGGCCGCGGCAGAACTCAACCAGCACATCTTTAAAAGGCTTCGGGAGATGGGCGTTAAAAAAGATGACGTGATCCGGGTAACGGTGCCGTTTGGGATCGGGGACGGAAGGATAACCTGGAGGTCCGAGGGAATGAAGATCGAAGTTTACCGTAGAGAAGAGGAAGAGAACCTAGCACGGGCCATGGAAGAACTTGAAGAAAGGGAGAGGGCGCTGGACGAGCGCATACGTGAGCTGGAGGAGCTGGTAGTGCAGCTCAAAACCCTGAGCGACAGGATAATGGAACACGTTGAGCTCATAAAAGAGGAGCACACATCCCTGGAGCTCAGGAACGAGGGGTGA
- a CDS encoding adenylate kinase: MNILIFGPPGSGKSTHSRRITELYGLTYVSSGDMIREEISRGSELGREMERYLAAGELIPDVVVNSLVISRLRRDRGNFILDGYPRTAEQVLALENYLYDHGIGINVAMEIFISKEESVERISGRRICPNCGEVYHTKYRPPKLPGRCDVCGAELVQRSDDRHEVVKKRYDLYVKNMKPIIKFYKKQGIYVRVDGHGGIGEVWERIRPLLDYIHSQEVTRRGSRGAP, encoded by the coding sequence ATGAACATCCTGATATTCGGACCACCCGGAAGCGGCAAGTCGACGCACTCCAGAAGAATAACTGAGCTCTACGGCCTTACCTACGTCTCTTCGGGGGACATGATAAGAGAGGAAATATCCAGGGGGAGCGAACTGGGGCGGGAGATGGAACGCTATCTGGCGGCGGGTGAACTGATACCGGACGTTGTTGTTAACAGCCTGGTAATATCCCGGCTGCGGCGCGACAGGGGAAACTTCATCCTCGATGGATATCCCCGAACAGCGGAACAGGTTCTTGCCCTTGAAAACTACCTCTACGACCATGGAATCGGCATCAACGTTGCCATGGAAATCTTCATATCGAAGGAAGAGAGCGTAGAGCGCATCTCCGGGAGGAGGATATGTCCGAATTGCGGGGAGGTATACCATACTAAGTACCGTCCACCAAAGTTACCCGGAAGGTGTGATGTCTGCGGTGCCGAGCTGGTCCAGCGGAGCGATGACCGGCATGAGGTTGTGAAGAAGCGATACGACCTTTACGTTAAAAACATGAAACCCATAATAAAGTTCTACAAAAAACAGGGCATTTACGTCAGGGTGGATGGACACGGGGGCATAGGTGAGGTCTGGGAGAGAATCCGGCCGTTGCTGGATTATATCCACTCTCAGGAGGTTACCCGCAGAGGTTCTAGAGGGGCTCCATGA
- a CDS encoding ubiquitin-like small modifier protein 1: MKVRFYATFRELVGRKEVEVHGVRTVGELIDIISERYSPEIKEQLLRSPRISEKKPIDGMILVNGHNVLHLRGLDTELKEGDVVYIFPPAGGG; encoded by the coding sequence ATGAAGGTGAGGTTCTACGCGACGTTTCGTGAGCTCGTTGGGAGGAAGGAGGTTGAGGTTCACGGGGTGAGAACGGTCGGTGAGCTGATTGACATCATCTCCGAACGTTACAGCCCCGAGATTAAGGAACAGCTCCTCAGGAGCCCCCGCATCAGCGAGAAAAAACCCATCGATGGCATGATCTTGGTCAACGGTCACAACGTTCTCCACCTCCGGGGGCTGGACACCGAGCTCAAGGAGGGTGATGTTGTCTACATATTTCCTCCCGCGGGGGGTGGTTGA
- a CDS encoding MTH1187 family thiamine-binding protein: MAVAELCLFPLGTGTPSVGRYLEPVLKVIKESGLKYRLCPMGTVVEGPVDDILELVKICHRTVLKAGAKRVVISLKIDDRTDKPLTLEEKVRI; this comes from the coding sequence ATGGCCGTTGCGGAGCTCTGCCTCTTCCCACTGGGGACCGGCACTCCAAGTGTCGGCAGGTACCTGGAGCCCGTTCTCAAAGTAATCAAGGAGAGCGGTCTCAAGTACCGGTTGTGTCCGATGGGCACCGTCGTTGAGGGTCCGGTTGATGACATTCTGGAGCTGGTAAAAATCTGCCACAGGACGGTACTGAAGGCCGGGGCAAAGAGGGTTGTTATAAGCCTCAAGATAGACGACAGAACCGACAAGCCCCTTACACTGGAGGAAAAGGTGAGGATCTGA
- a CDS encoding class I SAM-dependent methyltransferase, translating into MAEYFNRIAARYDGWYRTRTGEYVDRTEKRLIFSMMRSRGGRALDLGCGTGNYTLELKRRGFDVTGLDASEGMLKVARAKGLPCIEGDAYSLPFADGSFDLVLSVTMFEFIREPERVLAEVHRILRPGGEVVIGTMNGRSLWFLFKRLKSLFVETAYRYARFYTPSELEGLLRDFGFVDVNSAGVIFLPSFWPFPSLAERLDEKCSKRCRELAAFVAVRGAKA; encoded by the coding sequence ATGGCCGAGTACTTCAACAGGATAGCGGCGAGATACGATGGCTGGTACAGGACCAGAACGGGGGAGTACGTGGACAGGACGGAAAAGAGGCTCATCTTCTCCATGATGCGCTCCCGTGGGGGAAGGGCCCTTGACCTCGGGTGCGGTACCGGGAACTATACTCTCGAACTGAAAAGGAGGGGTTTCGACGTAACCGGCCTGGACGCGAGTGAGGGCATGCTGAAAGTTGCCCGTGCAAAGGGTCTTCCCTGCATCGAGGGGGACGCATACAGCCTGCCATTCGCGGACGGGAGCTTTGACCTGGTGCTCAGCGTGACCATGTTCGAGTTCATCCGTGAGCCGGAGAGGGTACTGGCGGAGGTACACAGGATTCTGAGACCTGGGGGGGAGGTCGTGATAGGGACGATGAACGGGAGGAGTTTGTGGTTCCTGTTCAAGAGGCTGAAGAGCCTCTTCGTTGAGACCGCGTATCGCTACGCAAGGTTTTACACCCCCAGTGAACTTGAGGGCCTTCTGAGGGACTTCGGCTTCGTTGATGTTAACTCCGCAGGTGTTATCTTCCTCCCATCGTTCTGGCCGTTCCCAAGCCTTGCCGAGCGGCTCGACGAGAAATGCAGTAAGAGATGCAGGGAACTGGCGGCCTTCGTGGCTGTTAGGGGGGCAAAGGCGTGA
- a CDS encoding ParB/RepB/Spo0J family partition protein has protein sequence MKKVRLISRDEAFKRAERIAEEYWAVHGVEFTVEDRFICIDDVVPTQAALSEVKLLVVLQEIKHGYNAPIIVIPYNQKYYLIDGHHRAFALKKLGFREVEALILQPNSVFVPGAPKTAEKSGLRGLEDIKVVRD, from the coding sequence GTGAAGAAGGTTCGGCTCATATCCCGGGACGAGGCTTTTAAGCGGGCGGAACGCATAGCGGAGGAGTACTGGGCGGTGCATGGGGTGGAGTTCACCGTAGAGGACAGATTTATCTGCATCGACGACGTGGTTCCCACCCAGGCCGCCTTAAGTGAGGTTAAGCTGCTGGTGGTTCTGCAGGAGATAAAGCACGGCTACAACGCTCCGATAATAGTCATACCCTACAACCAAAAATATTATCTGATTGACGGCCACCACAGGGCGTTTGCCCTCAAAAAACTTGGTTTTCGAGAAGTCGAGGCCCTGATACTGCAACCGAATTCTGTATTTGTGCCGGGTGCCCCTAAAACGGCCGAGAAGAGCGGATTGAGGGGATTGGAAGATATAAAAGTGGTAAGGGACTAA